From the Burkholderia ubonensis subsp. mesacidophila genome, the window GACATGACGCGCGAGAACTTCTCCTTCGGGTCCTCGTAGTAGACGATCGCCGTCAGGTCGTCTAGACGGATGCCCGCCGCGTCGAGACAGTAGCGGATCGCATTCGCGGGAAACGCCGAATCGTGGCGCACCCGCGTGAAGCGCTCCTCCTGGGCGGCCGCGATAGGCACGCCGTCCCGGATCAGCGCGGCTGCGCTGTCGTGATAAAACGCCGAGATGCCGAGTATGTGGTTGGCCATGTCGAAGTGACTGTCGGATTGTCGGTTGTTTGACTTGGAAATGCGCGGGCGCGGCGGGCGGCGCTACGACAGACGGTCGTGCGCCGCCGCGACATGCCCGGCGACGGGCCGGTCCGGCGCGTGGGCGGCCGCGTCGCCGCGTCCCTTCGCGACGAGGCCGTGCAGCGCCGGCACCAGCGAGACAACAAGCAGCACGCTCATCGCGACGTTGAACGCGCGCAGCGCGCGCGGCTTCGCCAGGTAGCGCCGCAGGAACGTCCCGAAGAACACCCACACCATCGAGCAGGGCGAGCCGAACACGCAGAACAGCAGCGCGATCACGAGCACGTCGAACGCATACGTGCCCGAGGTCGACGCATACGTCAGCACCGCACCGACGGCCATCACCCACGCCTTCGGGTTCACCCACTGGAACAGCGCCGCGGGCATCACGCCGAGCGGCGCCCCCGCCTTCGCGTCGAAGTCGACGGTCGGCGCGGTCGCGATGCGGTACGCGAGATACAGCATGTAGACCGCGCCGACGACCTGCAGCACGTCGTGCAGCGACGGATAGCGATGGAACACCGCGCCCGCGCCGAGCCCGACCGCGATCAGCATCAGCGGAAAGCCGACGTTGATCCCGATCACGTGGCGCATCGTCCGCGCGGTGCCGAAGTTCACGCCGGACGACATCAGCATCACGTTGTTCGGACCGGGCGTCACGCAGGTCGAGATCACGAACAGGATGATCGACAGGTAATCCATCGCGATGCGGCTCCGTTCAGCGATAGTCTTCGAGGCCGCCGCGCCGGCGGATGTCCACCGACACGCAGTGGAACCCGCCGCTCAGGCTGCGCGCATGGCGCATGCCCAGCGGCGCGACGTCGACGCGATGCTTCTCCAGCGCGCGGATCAGCGGCAGCTGCCGATCGTTCACGACCGCGAGCGACGGGTTGACCATGATGAAATTCATCCCCTGCCAGATCGACGCGCGCGGATACGACCAGCAATAGCCCGTGTCGACCATCTCCGGACACCAGATCACCTCCCAGTTGCGGAAGATCTCCGGCACCTGCGCGCGCGCGATCCGCTCGGGATTCAGCACGACGAGACCGGGCCGCACGAGCGTGATCGTCGTGTCGATGTGCGTGCCGTCGTACAGCCCCTCGATCGCGTGCACGCGGTAGCCGTCGCCGAGCGTGCGCTGCAGCCATTCGAGGCCGAGGCGATTGCCGCTCCTCGACACGAGGTACAGGATGTCGCGGCCCATCCGGATCACGTTCGCCGCGTCGAACACCGGCTCGAGGTTCGCGAGGATCCGGCCGTCGGCCGGATTCGCACGGTACGTCGCGTCGCGCAGGCGCGGACGCGGCGCCGCGATCCACTGCGCGCCGCTCGCGAAATAGTCGAGCAGGTGCGAGCGGTACGCGTGCGACTCGAAATAGCGGCTGCGCAGCGCCATCGGCGCCTCGATGATCGTGTCGCCGATCGGCAGCAGCACGTCGCGCGGACAGTAGTTGTATTCGCCGTCCGTGCGCCAGTCGGGCGTGCCGAACGTAGCCGTATGATCGGTCGGCTCCGGGCGGCGCACCGTCACCCCTTGCCCGCGCAGGAATTCGGCGAACGCGTCGAGGTCTTCCGCCGCCTCCGCGAGCACCTGGTCCGGATACGGGCCCGAAGGAATCTCGTCGGCGCGCGCGTGATGCTCGGCATAGTCGAGCGCGTAGAGGCCCGGATCGGGGCGCGGCACCTGCGCGCCGTCCGCGATCCCGACGATCATCTCCTCCAGCGGGTCCCATTCG encodes:
- a CDS encoding LysE family translocator; translation: MDYLSIILFVISTCVTPGPNNVMLMSSGVNFGTARTMRHVIGINVGFPLMLIAVGLGAGAVFHRYPSLHDVLQVVGAVYMLYLAYRIATAPTVDFDAKAGAPLGVMPAALFQWVNPKAWVMAVGAVLTYASTSGTYAFDVLVIALLFCVFGSPCSMVWVFFGTFLRRYLAKPRALRAFNVAMSVLLVVSLVPALHGLVAKGRGDAAAHAPDRPVAGHVAAAHDRLS
- a CDS encoding inosamine-phosphate amidinotransferase 1, which translates into the protein MSLVNVHNEWDPLEEMIVGIADGAQVPRPDPGLYALDYAEHHARADEIPSGPYPDQVLAEAAEDLDAFAEFLRGQGVTVRRPEPTDHTATFGTPDWRTDGEYNYCPRDVLLPIGDTIIEAPMALRSRYFESHAYRSHLLDYFASGAQWIAAPRPRLRDATYRANPADGRILANLEPVFDAANVIRMGRDILYLVSRSGNRLGLEWLQRTLGDGYRVHAIEGLYDGTHIDTTITLVRPGLVVLNPERIARAQVPEIFRNWEVIWCPEMVDTGYCWSYPRASIWQGMNFIMVNPSLAVVNDRQLPLIRALEKHRVDVAPLGMRHARSLSGGFHCVSVDIRRRGGLEDYR